Sequence from the Microbacterium sp. 1.5R genome:
CGACGAAGGACCCCTCATGTCAGAACCACTGCTCAGCGTGCGCGACTTCTCGGTCGTGTACGACGTCGACCCTCCCGTCGAGGCGGTGAAGAACGTCACGCTCGAACTGCAGAGAGGCGAGATCCTCGGTCTCGCCGGGGAGAGCGGATGCGGCAAGACCACGCTCGCCTACGGCGTGCAGCGTCTGCTCCGGGCCCCTGCGGTGATCGCGGGCGGCAGCGTGACCTTCCACGATGCATCGGGTGTCGACGTCGACATCAACGCGCTCGACGTCGAGGCGATGCAGAAGTTCCGCTGGGACAAGGTCTCGATGGTGTTCCAGGGTGCGATGAACGCACTGAACCCGGTGGCGACGATCGGCTCGCAGCTCGAGGACGTGTTCGAGATCCACCGCCCTGACATGACGCGACGGCAGCGCAGGGCCGAGGCCGAGGAACTGCTCGAGATCGTCAAGGTCGGGCGTCAGCGCACCCGGTCGTTCCCGCACGAGCTCTCCGGCGGCATGCGCCAGCGTGTCATGATCGCGATGGCCCTGGCGCTGCGCCCGCAGCTGATGGTCATGGACGAGCCGACCACGGCGCTCGACGTGCTCGTGCAGCGGGAGATCCTCAAGCAGATCTCGCAGCTGCGGCACGAGTTCGGCTTCTCGGTGATCTTCATCACCCACGACCTTCCGCTGCTGCTCGAGATCAGCGACCGCATCGCCATCATGCGCGAGGGCGAGATCGTCGAGCTGGCCTCCGCCGAGCAGATCTGGACCGACCCGCAGAACGACTACACGAAGACTCTGCTGTCGTCGTTCCCCCGACTCACCGGTGCGAGAGGAGTGCTGACCCGATGACCACTCTCGAGTTCGCCCACGTCAGCAAGATCTACAACGTCCGCGGAGCCGGCCAGCTCAAGGCGCTCGACGACGTCAGCTTCACCCTGAACTCCGGCCAGACCATCGGTCTCGTCGGCCAGTCGGGCAGCGGCAAGTCGACCATCGCGAAGATCCTCACCCAGCTCGAGACTCCCACGTCCGGCGAGGTGCGGCTCGACGGCGCACCCATCCCGCGGCGCGGCAGGGGACTGCGGAAGTACCGCCAGCAGCTGCGGATGGTGTTCCAGGACCCGTTCGCCTCGCTCAACCCGTACCACTCGATCCGCTATCACCTCGAGCGCCCGATCCGTCTCGACGACGTCGTCCCCAAGAAGGACACCGAGGCCGAGGTGCGCCGACTGCTCGAGCGCGTGCGCCTCGACGCGGATGCCGTGATCGACCGCCGCCCTCATGAGCTGTCGGGCGGCCAGCGTCAGCGCGTCGCCATCGCCCGTGCGCTCGCCTCGCGGCCGTCGCTGCTCGTCGCCGATGAGCCGGTGTCGATGCTCGACGTGTCGATCCGTCTCGGAGTGCTGAACCTGCTCGCCGATCTGCAGCGCGAGGAGGGCCTCGGCGTGCTCTACATCACCCACGATCTCGCCACCGCCCGTCACTTCAGCGACAAGATCATGGTGCTGAACCAGGGTCGGGTCGTCGAGTACGGCGACGCCGACGACGTGATCCTCACCCCGCAGGACCCCTACACGCGCGAGCTGCGGGCGGCGTCGCCCGACCCCGACAAGCACTTCGCGACGACAGGCTCGCACGGAGGTGCACTGTGACCACCGCATCCCCCGATCTGGGTCAGATCGACCAGGAGAACCGCGACGCGCTCGAGGTCGGCACCACCGCGACCGTCGCGCAGAAGGGGCGAGCCGTCGTGCCCTGGCGGTTCTTCGCCGGTCGGGCCGGCTTCTACCTGTTCACGCTGTGGGCGGCCATCACGATCAACTTCTTCCTCCCGCGGTTCATGAAGGGCGACGCGGTCAGCTCGTACCTCGCGCGCAACCGCAACATCAGTCCCGAGGCGGCGGACTCGCTGCGGGCGCTGCTCGGCATCGACACCGACAAGTCGATGTGGCAGCAGTACTTCGAGTACTGGGCGATGCTGTTCCGCGGCGACCTCGGCATCTCGACACTGCACGGCCTGCGTCCGGTGAGCGAGGTGCTGGCATCCGCTCTCCCGTGGACGCTCGGTCTCGTCGGTCTCGCCACGATCATCTCGTTCGCGCTCGGCACGGTCGGCGGCGCGATCGTCGGCTGGAAGCGCGGCAGCAGGCTCGACGCCCTCATCCCGATCACGACGTTCTTCAACACGATCCCGTACTTCTGGCTCGGTCTCATCGCGATCGCGATCTTCTCGTCGACCCTCAAGTGGTTCCCGTCGTCGCACGCCTACGACAAGGGGCAGTCACCCGAATGGAGCCTCGACTTCATCGGCCAGGTCATCGTGCACGGCACCCTGCCGGCGGTCACGATCATCATCGCCTCGCTCGGCGGATGGATGCTGGGCATGCGCAACATGATGCTCACGGTGCTCGACGAGGACTACATCACCGTCGCCCAGGCCAAGGGCATGCCGAACAGGCGGGTGCTGTGGGCGTATGCCGCTCGCAACGCGGTGCTGCCGCAGATCCAGAGCTTCGCCCTCTCGATCGGGTTCATCGTCGGCGGCACGATCGTCATGGAGATGGTCTTCAGCTACCCGGGCGTCGGCAAGCTGCTGCTCGATGCCACGAACGCGAAGGACTTCGCCCTCATGCAGGGCGTGTTCCTCGTGATCACGCTGTCGGTGCTGGTCGCCAACATCCTGGCGGACATCGTCTACGCATACCTCGACCCGCGCACGCGCCAGACGGAGGCCTGACATGAGCGTTCCCACCTCGACCGACACGACCGCGCCCGACGGCAGCGCGATCCCCACCGGGATGCCGGAGACTGCCACGTTCCGCACGGCCCGCGGGGACCAGCCGACCCGCAAGACGTTCTGGTCGCAGCTCGCCCAATCGTTCGCGATGTTCCGCAACCCCAAGTCGATCGCCGGCCTGATCATCCTCGGGGTGTTCGTGCTGATCGCGATCTTCGCGCCGCTGCTCGCCCCCTACGGAGCCACGCAGAAGGACCGCACGGCGCTGCGGCAGCCGCCCTCGCTCGACCACTGGCTCGGCACCACGCACATGGGCGAGGACGTGCTCAGCCAGCTCATCTTCGGCACGCGCGGTGTCGTCGTGGTCGGATTCCTGTCGGCGATCATCGCCACCGTCATCGCGATCACGATCGGCGTCATCGCCGGATACGTGCGCGGGTGGAAGAGCGAGTCGCTGTCGGCGCTCACGAACGTGTTCCTGGTGATCCCCGGCATCCCGCTGATCATCATCGTGGCGTCGCAGTTCGAGAACCCGCCGCTGATCGTGATCGCCGCAGTGCTGGGCCTCACGGGGTGGGCATGGGGCGCGCGCGTGCTGCGCGCGCAGACCATGTCACTGCGCAACCGCGACTTCATCCAGGCGGCGCGCGCCAACGGCGAACCGCTGCACCGCATCATCACCGTCGAGATGCTGCCGAACCTCATGGCGCTGATCGCGTCGAGCTTCGTCGGCACCGTCACCGCGGCCATCCTCGGTCTGACGACCCTCGCCTTCATCGGGGTGATCCCGGTGAGCAACCTCAACTGGGGCACCATCCTGTTCTGGGCGCAGCAGAACGGCGCCTTCCCGAGGCTGTGGTGGTGGTACGTGCCCGCAGGACTCTGCATCGCGATCATCGGCGTCGCCCTGTCGCTCATCAACTTCGGCATCGACGAGTACGTCAACCCGAGGCTGCGGTCGGCCGGTGAGCGTGCCCGCGCGATGAAGAAGAAGGGGCTCGACGTGAACGATCCGGTGACG
This genomic interval carries:
- a CDS encoding ABC transporter ATP-binding protein; the protein is MTTLEFAHVSKIYNVRGAGQLKALDDVSFTLNSGQTIGLVGQSGSGKSTIAKILTQLETPTSGEVRLDGAPIPRRGRGLRKYRQQLRMVFQDPFASLNPYHSIRYHLERPIRLDDVVPKKDTEAEVRRLLERVRLDADAVIDRRPHELSGGQRQRVAIARALASRPSLLVADEPVSMLDVSIRLGVLNLLADLQREEGLGVLYITHDLATARHFSDKIMVLNQGRVVEYGDADDVILTPQDPYTRELRAASPDPDKHFATTGSHGGAL
- a CDS encoding ABC transporter permease; amino-acid sequence: MSVPTSTDTTAPDGSAIPTGMPETATFRTARGDQPTRKTFWSQLAQSFAMFRNPKSIAGLIILGVFVLIAIFAPLLAPYGATQKDRTALRQPPSLDHWLGTTHMGEDVLSQLIFGTRGVVVVGFLSAIIATVIAITIGVIAGYVRGWKSESLSALTNVFLVIPGIPLIIIVASQFENPPLIVIAAVLGLTGWAWGARVLRAQTMSLRNRDFIQAARANGEPLHRIITVEMLPNLMALIASSFVGTVTAAILGLTTLAFIGVIPVSNLNWGTILFWAQQNGAFPRLWWWYVPAGLCIAIIGVALSLINFGIDEYVNPRLRSAGERARAMKKKGLDVNDPVTAVRSAPTTDSGTVQSAATATTTHTKTDKKTQNAE
- a CDS encoding ABC transporter permease, whose amino-acid sequence is MTTASPDLGQIDQENRDALEVGTTATVAQKGRAVVPWRFFAGRAGFYLFTLWAAITINFFLPRFMKGDAVSSYLARNRNISPEAADSLRALLGIDTDKSMWQQYFEYWAMLFRGDLGISTLHGLRPVSEVLASALPWTLGLVGLATIISFALGTVGGAIVGWKRGSRLDALIPITTFFNTIPYFWLGLIAIAIFSSTLKWFPSSHAYDKGQSPEWSLDFIGQVIVHGTLPAVTIIIASLGGWMLGMRNMMLTVLDEDYITVAQAKGMPNRRVLWAYAARNAVLPQIQSFALSIGFIVGGTIVMEMVFSYPGVGKLLLDATNAKDFALMQGVFLVITLSVLVANILADIVYAYLDPRTRQTEA
- a CDS encoding ABC transporter ATP-binding protein codes for the protein MSEPLLSVRDFSVVYDVDPPVEAVKNVTLELQRGEILGLAGESGCGKTTLAYGVQRLLRAPAVIAGGSVTFHDASGVDVDINALDVEAMQKFRWDKVSMVFQGAMNALNPVATIGSQLEDVFEIHRPDMTRRQRRAEAEELLEIVKVGRQRTRSFPHELSGGMRQRVMIAMALALRPQLMVMDEPTTALDVLVQREILKQISQLRHEFGFSVIFITHDLPLLLEISDRIAIMREGEIVELASAEQIWTDPQNDYTKTLLSSFPRLTGARGVLTR